In the genome of Polaribacter atrinae, one region contains:
- a CDS encoding DHH family phosphoesterase, whose amino-acid sequence MNIYQQIEAEIKAASNIVITAHKSADGDSIGSSLGLLYFIEKLRKKAVVCHPDKAPDFLNWLDTSSILLMEENPEEVTTQMQKADLIFCLDYNATNRVGPEMQALLEAATCKKIMIDHHLNPEEFPTITVSETTASSTSQLIVDLIEESGHLELLDEKIGTPLYLGILTDTGSFRFNSVKPRTHEVLGKILAAGVEHHLIHEKLSDNNTETRLRLQGYAMSEKLEILYDYNVAIISLSKEELAKYQYKKGDTDSLANLVLSIKGMKAAIVFTERDGIMKISFRSKGAENPVNVLAKEHFNGGGHANASGGMSDLTVDETLEKLKGLIPEYFTK is encoded by the coding sequence ATGAATATTTACCAACAAATAGAAGCAGAAATTAAAGCTGCATCAAACATCGTTATTACAGCACACAAATCTGCAGATGGAGACTCTATAGGTTCTTCTTTAGGTTTGCTTTATTTTATAGAAAAACTAAGGAAGAAAGCAGTTGTTTGTCATCCAGATAAAGCACCCGATTTTTTAAATTGGTTAGATACTTCGTCGATTCTTTTAATGGAAGAAAATCCGGAGGAAGTTACAACACAAATGCAAAAAGCAGATTTAATTTTTTGTTTAGACTATAATGCAACCAATAGAGTAGGGCCAGAAATGCAAGCATTGTTAGAAGCAGCAACTTGTAAGAAAATAATGATAGATCATCATTTAAATCCAGAAGAATTTCCTACAATCACGGTTTCTGAAACAACAGCATCTTCAACATCACAATTAATTGTAGATTTAATAGAAGAGTCTGGTCATTTAGAATTGTTAGACGAAAAAATAGGAACCCCTTTATATTTAGGGATCTTAACAGATACAGGTAGTTTTAGATTCAATTCTGTAAAACCAAGAACACACGAGGTTTTAGGGAAGATTTTAGCAGCAGGAGTAGAACATCATTTAATTCACGAAAAATTAAGTGACAATAATACAGAAACTCGTTTGCGTCTGCAAGGATATGCAATGAGTGAGAAATTAGAAATTTTATACGATTATAATGTGGCAATTATTTCTTTATCTAAAGAAGAATTGGCAAAATATCAATATAAAAAAGGAGATACTGATAGTTTAGCAAACTTGGTTTTATCAATAAAAGGAATGAAAGCTGCTATTGTATTTACAGAAAGAGATGGAATAATGAAGATTTCTTTTAGATCTAAAGGAGCAGAAAACCCAGTAAATGTTTTAGCAAAAGAGCATTTTAATGGAGGTGGACATGCAAATGCTTCTGGAGGTATGAGTGATTTAACTGTTGATGAAACTTTAGAAAAATTGAAAGGATTGATTCCTGAATATTTTACAAAATAA